In the Triticum aestivum cultivar Chinese Spring chromosome 2B, IWGSC CS RefSeq v2.1, whole genome shotgun sequence genome, gaccagacctcaaatagtccaatctctgtgcatcagtgtcatccctggatcggtaatgctgacacacacagtacttgaaggatttataacaaagtagcaatcacacacttattacatcgaatgtctcaaaagagaacttattacaataaatatggcttaaggccatctaataacgataacagcggaacgcttggaagataagcgagtccatcaactccaacggcatcactgagtataagatcatgacctaaggcaccttactcgttgtctgaaaagtctgcaacatgaacgttgcagcccgaaaacggatcagcacatggaatatactggcatgtaacacatagagagtaatgaacagaaatatgctatactacatgcatatatggcttgtggaaaactctatggttacagttttgcataaagccaatttttccctacaacaaaggaataaattttatttaactatcatggtggttgttaaacattgagaagggtactccaactcaatcccaattaagcatcatcattaacccaacaaaattaaattaagtaacatgatgagattcacatgataatccaagtactagatactcaaaacgtccataaccggggacacggctaaccatgattagtttatacactctgcagaggtttgcgcacttttccccgcaagactcgatctcctccgcttgatttctcgcactacatggtgtttgagaaacggatgaccgagacacagtctttcagaagcattaactctctactccgggtagacagtaccaacctacatcctctacatctgctagtctacctcttcaagagctcacgcaacttaatcaactatgctaaagcccatagtagcttgcggctgcacacggaagtttctagcatgaagaatctcatgatccctttgagcctgggtggcggtccataggagaatcacactgtaccccgggatttccaaaaaaatacagacaacactgggttccccaggttcctcaatccacccagatgtgaatttaagttgtcaccttaaataaaccattaattaataatctcacatctgtcatggatacacacacccaatccacgtctactagcgtagcatggcaatataagcaaacatagaagtaactctcaaaggtttgataataaaacaggtaataggttctacctcatctactttccaaaacccacatattaatcagatcctaatcatgcaattgtttgaggattgatctaatgcaataaaactgggtagtaaagaggtatgatcaaagtgttacttgccttgctgatgatctgtgaaacctagagattcgaagtagcaagcggcgcactccgggtactctatcgcaaacaaacaagtatacaataagtactcatctaatgcacacgtaaaactcaaataagagatctaaccaaaaagttcaacttaagaactccggtttgcaaaaagaatcaaaccaaacgaagcaacgaaagtcaaacggcgaaagaaacaaacttcatttactaatctggacctaagtcaaattttacaatagtaaaaacttgtttgagttggttaaacggaaagagagttttgagacgaaactctaagcgcttgaatcgcctgattccgataaacgagcagaAAATATaatagaacgaaaatcggatcagaaatcgcgatcgaaaataatcgcggaaaatccgagaaaaagaaaaaacggacgaacaggctaacgaacgaacgttcgttgtctgtggcTAAAAGACgaaaaatcgttcgttaaaacgaacgaacgaacgaacaggcgttcgctaaaaaaactaaaccgggaaaaaactgatctattaaaaaaacaaCCGCGGTTTTATAAAAAACAGGTGGTTAACCGGCGTAAACCGACGGCGGAtccggtggctacctccggcggcggcggactccggcgagggcggcggcggtcggcggcgaggcCGCGTGGTCCGGCGGGGCGGTCGGCGACGGCGATCGGCGGCAGCGGTgagggtggtgcggcggcggcggctggcggcggcgcgcggatcgagggcggcggtggctagggtttcgggtgggctcggggtggcctaccggcgcttataaaggccggccgggccaagtgtcctagtcggacacggcccggttaggtcggttcgcgtttttttaaaataattacgcgcagaaaaacaaataaaagagatattaaatggactccaaaaatctcgaaataaatttttcccgacttctaaaatcaagccggacagatgaacatttatttggagcctaaatgcaattttgaaaaacgcgcatttttcctaatttaaataaaatagcgataaaactccgaaataaaattttgtttgattttattattaagtcatcaatatttctttatttttagaaagtcattttattccctctctcatatttttataatagaaataattaaagataaaataactaaatcaaatgatcctatttttaaaaatttgagaaaactcaaatatggaaataatGGAATTCCCAGCTCTcttcatgggtccttgagttgcgtagaatttataGAATCgagacaaaatgcaataaaatatgatatgcaatgatgatgtaATGTATAATATTCTAAATTAAAAATTTAGAATGTTACATAAACAGACACCAAGTGTGTCAGACACTCGAGTGCTCCCAGTAGATGCTCAGGTCCCAGTTGTCATCGTAATGCCTGGTGTGACGCGAGGTGCTGCTTCCCTTGGTCAAAAGGTTGTCTGGGCCCTGTCGCCTTCATCTGACCGATAGGGCCTACGCTTTATCGGTCCGAGGCGCGTGTCCATTCTATATGTCATGATGGTGGTGGTCTAGTATACGTAGACCTATGGGCCACACCGAGTAGCCTGCGAAGGCATTAAATGCTTGGTCGGTAGTGAGGTTCGTTGTCCGTGGTGGAAACCGCCTACAAGTGTGACACGCACGCCAGGTGGTTGGTGCTCAGGGTTTCAAGCACCCTCCTTACGACGTCAGTTTTTATATCCTTTGCTTCAATGAACTGTGGCCTTTACACAATGGTAAATGCACACGAGAGCCCTCAATGTTATATTGTACTAGCAAACATGAAcgttttcttttaaaaagaaggatgacccccggcctctgcatctgggtgatgtatacgaccactttattaattattctcacaaaaccttacaaagtcatacaacagcaagattaaagccaccgtctaagcaacaattgtcgctacacctatctaatcgatgaaggggcgctgatagtctgggcctaataccaaacagacgtcgcagccaaacctaaacatctaagacctgaggtcccaaccaggacgcctgccgggtatggggcacctaccagtccggcgcactcctcaactaggacgcctgccgggtacgaggctgccgcagccacctgccaccaatccatcttcaaatATGTACTATTGCATCTACCTTGCACGGTCTCGCTACCGTCGACGCCACCAGGATGCCAGGCAGCTTCCTCCTCCTGTGCGAGTCCATCTCCATACATCGGACGCCGAGACTCGACTGTgccatgccgccgagacccgccATCGATGATACTGTTGATGCCACACCGCTCCACCTACATGCCATCTCGCGTCGACTCCGAACTACTAGAAACTCCACCACCCTGAGCAGTCCTCGgtcgacgccttcaggaaggaacacGACACCAAAGTGCCATCATCGTCCAAACAGAGAAACAGAGGCTTTCGCCTGCGCTCATGGCAGAGGTGGGGGCGTATGATCCACACCGAAGCCTCCAGAAAGGTAATCAGCGTCGAGCGCATCAACTTTGGTGTGGCCGCCACGCTGGCCTGGAGTTTCCCCCGATCCATGCCCACCCGTCAGATCCGTCCAGGTAGTATTGGCGTCGACCGTAGTCGCTACTGTAGCCAGCACGAACCAGAGTAGATCGAGTCGGAGATGACGCCTCCCATGGAACTCCGGGCGGCCATCAAGGAGCCGCCGTAGCGCCGCCCTGTCCACGCCGCCCATGCAGTCatggaagccccccccccccccatctgcACCGGCAGGTGTCGCCCGCCAGGCAGGCCGCACCGCGCCACTGATCGAGGTCGCCGCCCcgagatccccgcgccgcccgagAAAAAACATGCATGTGGGTTGCAAACGGGAGAAAAAACACATGCTCCATCGCAATAAGAATGATTTCACGAATTCAGGTCCACATTATCTATTTCAACATAGTGACTCTCATGTGTTCTCCGTTATCCTCCTTTTCACCCTCCTCGATCACGGTCATGGTGTCAAGCTAATCACAATGCGTGCGACCATGGTCAATCCTGGTGATGATCTCGACCACCGCATGACATATTTTTCCTTGAACTTAGTCATTGCAGGTGAATGTTTAATACTTTCAAAATTAATCTCGTCGAGTTGGTTGTGACGACCTTCCTTCCTGAGCTACATCCCACACCTACTCCATACATCATCCCTCATACGGCCGCTCCACTTTTAAACTGTGCATTTGTTTTTTTATGTATCAACATTCTTTTATAAACACATAAATCCTTCTTAAATCACATGGAATTTTTAAAataacatgaatattttttaaactaTGAATATATTTAAGCACAAGAACGCTTTTTAGAATTACATGAAAAATTAAAGGAGGTTGATTTTTTAAATTATATGAACATTATTTTAATAAGTTAACACTTTTCTTAATACTACACAAATATTTTAAATAGCATGACGAGTTTttagaaattacaaaaaaaaatcataagtcaCAAACACATTTTAAATGTGTGAATACGATTATTGAGTACTCTTtcgtttcttttctgttttttatttatatttttttgacTTTTATCGCGAACATCTTCCAATTTTCTGAAGATGttttttgaaatcgtgaacattttttttgaaatcatgaacattttttaaattaataAACATTTGTTTTGAAATGATGAAGattctttcaaatttgtgattcTTTTCTGAAATTGTGACCTTtttcaaaaaaacattttttttagactgtgataattttttggaattcatgaacttttttacaaAGTTTGCAAAAAAATCGAAATTCATGAGCATTTTTTCGAACATTCTTAAACTTTTCATGTATATTATTTCAATTTGTCATCTTTATTCACATTGATGAAGATTTTTTGAATACGCGAACATTGttcaaaattgtgaacatttttcggatgtgcgaacatttttttaaaaatctACGAGcgtttgttgaacattttcttcaaaagctcattttaaaaaattcaaaacttCTTTGAAATCCGAAATtatctatattatcaaaaaatgaaatttgaaaagaaaaagaaagagaaaaaatgaatttaAAAAACCTTGCGCCAGCACATTGGCCGGCCCAAAAGTTCCGTTCACACATAGATCAAGCTTTTTCCTTTTCAAAATTCCAGTACACCTGTCCCATAATTCGGGATGTCCTATGTGATGGAAACTGCGTCAATAGGGGAAAACCCTATATGACGCATTCTGCGTCAGGTTATCGACCTTTCGTATAGGGAGGCGGCAAGCGAGCGTTTAGCTGGGTTGGCCCGGTTAATGCGTTCGTCCTTGCCGGTTTTGGGAGAGGACATTGCAGCTGGtcttttccggttttgggaaccttcgaCATGGTTCCAAAACCGGGTTCTCttctttgttctttttctttttgttattcttttttctgtttttttttctttgtctGTTCGTTCTATTTCCTTTTGAAaccattttttccttttttggggtTTCCACTTTTTTTCACTTTTCTAATCAAAATTCAttataacatgttaaaattgaaGTCTGGGTGTAAAAGATATGTAGTATATCTAAAAAAAAAACATTAGTTTTGGATGGACTTTGGGTTGATTTGCCAAAATATCAGGGGGCTTCTTTTTAATTTCCTGTCACTATGTACTCCGGGTTAGTTACCAGAGACTACGGATTAGTTAACATCACAGAAGCAATAGACATTTTATTAGTAGGTAGGTATAGATTTACCAAAATATTAATACCGATACCGTGAACCGAACCATGTAAACAAAACATACCGTATGCTTAGGAATATGGGTCTGTGTAGAACACatttagatgtgacatagttatgtcacgtCTAAGCTGATGTCCATTATgcttgtggtctatttttttttctactccctccttccatctatatagggcctaatcgtttttcgaggctaactttgaccaagtattagagaaataatatatgacatgcaagttacacaaagcataccgtcaaattcgtacgtgaaaggagcttccaatggtATAATTTTCATAATATACATCTCATTTATTGTtagtcttatcaatagtcaaaggcggtcttgaaaaaacattaggccctatatagatggaaagagggagtagttcttttttttttgtttcttgttgctgcattatatatttgtgagagcttagatgtgacatccttaaaaaacatctagacaAACTGTAGGAATATCTGCTTAAAAAACATCTAGACAAACTGTAGGAATATCTGCTCGTCAAGACTGGCAATGGCCCATGTCCGCATACCAATGAGAAAACAACCAACTGCATGAATCTCAGTACAGCCCAGCGGCTCAAATATCTAGAATGTTTTCACATGAATGTTTACAGCGCACCACGTAACAGATTCAAGTTTGAGAAAAAAATGACTACTCTAGCTTCTTTTTCCTCTCAGCCTGCAAGGGTAGCGTGCCTTTCATACGTTTTAGCGAGGAAATAGATATCACAGATACACAGAACATGACAACATGTCGTCGTGGGTTGATAAAAACTTGCACAATTTTGAAGAGTTCAACTCACCAGGAACCACAACATCACAAACATGAAAAGAAATAACTTTGATTATATTTTGACAATTTGACTGGAATTATGAAATGGAAATCAATCAATTCCATTTGATTCAAGTCACAACTGAGAAATGAAAACTGAAGGGAGCACCGGATTTTGGAACACAGGAAAATATTACCATTACAAAATCCTCGCAGGAAGAAACACAAGTCTTTCTTTGAGATGGAGTATAATTTATTTAAGATAATTCCATCCATCCTCATTCATGAGTTTGCGGACTTCAACTCACATTCTAAAGATGCGGATGAAAAGGACATAAAAATGTAAGATGTCATCATCAACCAGTCAATGCAGCATTGAGCGCACTGTGAACATCCACTCCGATCTGAGCTTCCGCCTTCTCTAGGTCAGTCGAGGCTGATCCAAGCTTGGCAGTGAATTCAGCAAGACCTTTCTGGACCAAGCTTTGGTCAATCTGATCAAGGGGGACAGCCTCAACAGCCACAACATCAGTAATGGAGTTTGCATGGATGAATGCAAAGCCACTGCTCACAAAGTACTTTGTAACATCATTTCCCTCGTGTACAGACATAACACCAGGCTTGAGCTCTGCAATTGTGGAAACATGGCCTGGCAAAATACCCATCAGGCCAGTTGTAGCCGGTACCATTACCATGTCAACCTGACAATAGCCAAACAATATGAGATGAGTAGTGACAAAAACATAAGACCATACAAATGATCAAGAGTAGCACTTTAAGCGAGCATAAGCATTTAGGAATCAATGTACAAAATTTGAAAATCATTCTCCGACCTTCTCCCACCAAAAATACAGCATCACAAAATGAACTTACCTCAAACACCAAAATTACTTATCAGACAAATAGCAACAATAAAATTGATAGCTAATAACAAAATTGGAAACCTAAAAAAAGGTAAATTCAAGGACTCGAAAAAAAATTCAGATAACCAAAGACACTAGGTAACTTAAAGTAAACATTATTAACTGTAGATTAAGTTTAAGAAACGCTTGGCACATCAGACCATCAATTCACCTTCTGGCCGTCTAATAATTTAATTATTCATATCATGATTTGACACAGATTTGAGCATGTTCTACTCCCAGTTCAAGAAACCCACTCATCGCAATAAAAGATGCTACTCCCTCTGATCCCAAAACATTCGGAAGTTATACTATGAGTAGTAACTGGCTCAGTTGTTTTCCCACAACATTTATACaagatcggagggagtagtatttaagcAACTCATGACATGTCTTTGATACACTAAGAATAATACAGAAACATTCATAGCTAAATTGGAAACTGTACTGGGGCATTGCTACCACAAAAGGTCAAGAAAATATATCATGGGAGAATGTTATGATTGTTCCAGACACAAAGACTGTTTGTGCAAAACAGTGCAGTAAGTGAATGAAGGTTATCTCAATCAAGAAAATTGACAACAGGTATAATTAGTTAATGTCAGCGAGGGCAAATGTCGTTAAACATTAATATTGTTCCAActactgtagcaacggtgcaccaTATCATGTGATCAGAAGTTCACAACTCATATAAATGTAGCCCTATTGTCCTAAATCCACTAACAAGGCTCCGAACTACAGCTAAAAAATAAGAATAATGAACCATATCACAACAAAGGAACAAACCAGAAAGCAAACAGAGCACTAAGGGGCTGTTTGGATATTGCCTATGCTAACCCTGCCAATGCATGGGCAAGCCAAAATACTGGCGCTGCTTTCTGCCGCCCACGCCCTGGCCAGTAGTTGGCAAAAAAATGAACTAGAAAGCTGGAGGTAGTCAGGGCACGCCAAAGAATTGGCTTCGATACAAACGGTTCCCATGTACCCGGTCAACGCCAATATTTTGGCTTGGCAGCCTGGGGCGTCAATCGGAACAGCCTCTAAATGCAAAATATGAAAGAAAAATCGTTTTATCGGACTAATACTTAATCTAGGCACTGGGCTAGAAGCTTGGGAGAAGAAAAACATACAAGGATACCCACAAGGAGGCATGTCACAATCCTCACGGtacaaattgaaaaaaaaaatcatagaaGTCTACTAGGACGCCACTAAGAATTTAATGGCCTGAAGATGCTAGCAGAAATCTAAAGTGCTTACAATTAAAGCATCCACAGCCCCAAGTGAAAACTGCAGTTCCTTGTGGACGGCAATAACCATTAGGAGGACACATGTTCTACTCAGTACAGTCAATCAACATATAAGCCATCTGGTGCATGGCACTCCAAAAAGGTGAGGTTTGGAATGATCAGGCTTACCCACAGAGACATCAGATTAACTGATATAATCCAACAATCTCACGCAGACTACAAAACTGAAGCGCACCCATGCACAGGATCAAAGCGCAACAAGCGACCCAGCACAACCATTCCACCAGAACAATGACATGATCAAAAGCATCCCATGACAAGACCATACAAGGGACATTCGGGGTTCCTAACCAAATCGCCCCTAGGATTCCACCCATCCCGCGGGATGAACCAGATCACAAAGGCCCCTCTCACACGTCCCTAATCTCCGACCGAAAAAAGAAAAACGGCCGAAAGATCGTGCGAACGGTCGGAACCCTAGACGCACACGCACAGATCTGAGATCGGGAGGTGGGACGACGGGGGAGGTTACGACGATATACCTCCTTGTTGGTGATCTCGGACTTGTAGGGGAGGACGAAGTTGACGGTGAGCTTGGAGGGAATGGAGGCCGGCGTGGGCGGGCGGGGCTTCATGGCCGACATGGGCGTCTGGGGGGGCTCGATGATTGTGGTCACCTTCTTCCACGCCTCCAGGAAGGCGGGGTCCTCGCCCGCCTCCGCGGGCGCCTGCGCCGTCGCGAGGGCCCTGCGGCTCATGGAGCCGCtgccggcagcggcggcgcgggacgcgaggcggcgggcggcgtggcGCAGCATTTTTTTTTTCTCCTCCCTCGTCGGACAGGTACGGGATGGATGTGTGCGACCTGCAGATGAGTGGGTGCTGAATGAATTGGGGTTTCGGCGATTTGGAGAAGGCGACGCTAAGAGGAGTGGCGACACTGAAGGCGTTGTTGCGTTTGGGTTGGGCTGTTTGGGCTGGACCCGGCCGGGCCGGGCGCCTGGTAATTGCGTACATATATTTTGGTGGCCTTCTGTTTCACGCAAATCTCAATGATTGTCagatctcaaaaaaaaaaatctcaatgattgtctcaaaaaaaaacgcAAATCTCAATGAAATGCAAATCCAATCTTTCCAAAGTCCTCAACATCCTTATTTCCAGATCGCATCatgcttcttcctcttcatccgCCATGGTTCGAGACCCCGGGCCACCCAAGAGAAGCAAAGGAGGGAGACACACGATGGGTGGAGGAAGATCACAGGAGAAAATCAGCCAGCGAGACTCTCGACGGGTAACAACTGCCGGAGGAGATAAAAAAAAACTAGGTTTTCCGGCAGGGGAATTGGAGCTATCGTGATAGCTCACATAAGCAGCTCTACGCTTTTTTTTAGACAAGCTCTACGCTTATATTTGAAGGGGCTTCTAGAGGGTCCCACAATTCATATGACATCAAATTTTGACGTGTCATAAAATGAATGAATAGTTTTTAAATTAAATAAACAAAGAGTTGCCTAGCTGATTTAATTTTCTAATCCATTTCTTCCAAGTTGGCGTATCATAGCGATCAGATTTGCGGAAGAAATATCTAAACGATAACTGGCATGATATTGTCGACCATAACTTTGATTTCTCGATAGCGGGTGGTTTTGGAAACAGAGGTCCAGATTTACTAGCCAGTAGAGCTGGAATTAAGTTACAACATCGTCTCATGTCTTCTTTTATACCAACATTTCAATGTTGAATAGACCAGACAGGGCACACAATATGGGTGGGCAGCATGATCCGGCGATTGCACTCTTACAGTAGTCTTCCGGGGCCTCTTATCTTTTCCTTCACCTCCGCATAATGGCTTGTGGAGCTTGAAGCCAAATACGTGAGGAACATAGCGCTGCGAGGGCTTCTGGGGCTTGAGATGATCGTATGTCATCAGAAACAGGTGAGGAAACAGCAAAATATCTGGACATGGTCAACAAAACAGCAAAATATAACAACAAAATAGCAATTTTCTTCAATTATGATATCCCCGTGATGCAGATATGTAAATATTTCTTTGTAGATGACACTCTTTTTTCCCCACGAGAAAAACACACCAATTTGAGACAGTATAATAAGAGAGTGATTAGGATACTGCCTTGGTATTTAGACCGTGGATAGTAGATGTCTTCGCACTTGGGACAGTATATCTTCACTGTACTAGATCAGTGAATATCCGATTGTCCAACTGGTAGACATGGTTGGCCACAGCAATAAACCCGTGGACATCGTCCAAAGTCATAGTTCTTGTATTTCTCCAGCTGCCAAAAGTAAGGAATAAAAGTTACCACTTACTACAAATTAAACTTCACCGACATGAGCGAATTTCAGCCTTTCGGAAACAAATATGGGCAAGTACTAGCAAAGCAAGGTTAGCATAACAGTTACCATAGCAGCCAACCCTTTACCGGTAAGAATGTATCGCGCATGAAATAGCCCATACAACATCTCAGCAGCTGATTCCACTAGCTCATTTTGTTCTTCTGTGAAAATATCACCTACATATTCAAATAATCAAGAACATCAGCAATAGCAGTAGGCAATGTAAAAGGAAACATGCACAATACCATGCCATGGACAAGTGAGAGCCATATATTGCACGAAATCAACCAACCAAAGCCCATGCAAAGGATTGATGTTATTTAGTGTGGCAGATAAAACCTTCCATTTATGCTTACAGTAATTGATATGGCACCTTTTACTTCAGCGTTTAACTAGTAAAGAAACAAATTCAAGGGCATTGGGAAACTAAAAAAAAATCTGTAACACCAAAAATgtattacctccgtcccaaattacttgtcttagatttgtctagatacggatgtatctaacacatatctagacaaatctaagacaactaattcgggac is a window encoding:
- the LOC123044759 gene encoding ATP synthase subunit delta', mitochondrial, giving the protein MLRHAARRLASRAAAAGSGSMSRRALATAQAPAEAGEDPAFLEAWKKVTTIIEPPQTPMSAMKPRPPTPASIPSKLTVNFVLPYKSEITNKEVDMVMVPATTGLMGILPGHVSTIAELKPGVMSVHEGNDVTKYFVSSGFAFIHANSITDVVAVEAVPLDQIDQSLVQKGLAEFTAKLGSASTDLEKAEAQIGVDVHSALNAALTG